The Rhinoraja longicauda isolate Sanriku21f chromosome 19, sRhiLon1.1, whole genome shotgun sequence genome includes a window with the following:
- the LOC144602562 gene encoding class I histocompatibility antigen, F10 alpha chain-like, translating to MYTQRSPPTDKTKSRATRQNPREGLTEVSASGRTLSQEDVTKKLTKKAEGQVPHVIAAGSSRAIDAMESFQPEAGTTGSTCSHILNGQLSALCCLPTVQPEVSISLTADGRRLSCFTTGFYPRSIEVNLVRAGLVLDETHSLDTLPNHDGTYQLRRWADVEPGDRGPLSCRVEHPGLSEPLEVFLVRESGSTGMIIALVVVAAAVLAVGAAVGGVLYWKRRQAGKIVYGPTQTSERGENSSTSSAPA from the exons ATGTATACACAGCGCAGCCCACCCACGGATAAAACGAAAAGTCGGGCTACCAGGCAGAATCCGCGGGAAGGCCTGACTGAAGTCTCGGCCTCAGGTAGGACGTTATCCCAAGAAGATGTGACGAAAAAATTGACCAAAAAAGCGGAAG GACAGGTCCCTCATGTCATCGCTGCCGGATCGAGCAGGGCCATAGATGCTATGGAATCCTTCCAGCCCGAAGCTGGGACAACTGGATCCACCTGTTCTCACATCCTCAACGGCCAGCT ctccgctctctgttgtctccccacaGTCCAGCCCGAGGTGAGCATCTCTCTGACGGCCGATGGCCGCCGCCTGTCGTGCTTCACCACGGGCTTCTACCCGCGCTCCATCGAGGTGAACCTGGTGCGGGCCGGGCTGGTCCTGGATGAGACCCACTCCCTCGATACGCTGCCCAACCACGACGGCACCTACCAGCTGCGCCGCTGGGCCGACGTGGAGCCCGGGGACCGGGGCCCGCTCTCCTGCCGTGTGGAGCACCCGGGGCTGTCCGAGCCCCTCGAGGTCTtcctgg TCCGTGAGTCGGGCAGCACCGGGATGATCATCGCGCTCGTTGTTGTCGCGGCGGCGGTGCTGGCGGTGGGCGCGGCCGTGGGGGGAGTCCTGTACTGGAAGAGGAGACAAg CGGGGAAGATCGTCTACGGTCCCACCCAGA CATCGGAGCGCGGGGAAAACTCATCAACATCCTCTGCTCCAGCCTGA